CGCGCCCCCGGCGAGAGCGTCTACCGCGACATCCGCGACCTGCCGCCGGGCCACACCCTGACCCTGGGCCCGGACGGCGGCGTACGGCTGCGCCGCTACTGGCAGCTGGAGGCCCGCCCGCACGAGGACGGCCTCGACGACACCGTGCGCACCGTGCGTGAACTGCTGGAGAGCAGCGTCTCCCGCGAACTGGTCGCGGACGTGCCGCTGAGCGTGCTGCTCTCCGGCGGGCTCGACTCCAGTGCCGTCGCCGCCCTCGCGGCCCGCGCCCTGGCCCGCGAGGGCGGCGGCAAGGTCCGCACCGCGACCGTCACCTACAGCGGCTACAGCGACAACTTCCAGCCCGACCTGGTGCGCAGCGCCCCCGACGCACCGTACGCACGGGCCGTCGCCGAGCACGTCGGCTCCGACCACCTGGAGATCGAGCTCAGCACCGCCGACCTGATCGACCCGGTGGCGCGCCGCGCCGTGCTCCGCGCCCAGGACGTGCCGGCTCCCTTCGGGGACATGGACACCTCCACCTACCAGGCGTTCGCGGGGGTGCGGCCGTACTGCAAGGTCGCGCTCACCGGCGAGAGCGCCGACGAGATCTTCGGCGGCTACAGCTGGGTGCACATCCCCGACCTGGCGTACGAGGAGCAGTTCCCCTGGGTCGCCTTCGAGCAGTGGCATCCGGGCACCCGGGAAGGGCTGGGGCAGGGGCTGCTGTCCGCCGGGTTCAAGAGCCGCCTCGACATGGGCACGTACTACGCGGAGCGGTACGCCGAGGCCATGGCCGGCATCCCCCGGCTGACCGGGGAGGACGCCGAGGAGCGGCGGGCCCGCGAGGTCTGCCATCTGCACCTGACCCACTGGCTGCCCCGGCTCCTGGAGCGCAACGACCGGCTGAGCATGATCTCCGGGCTGGAGGTGCGGGTGCCGTTCTGCGACCCCCGGCTGGTGCAGTACGCGTACAACATCCCGTGGGCGATGAAGACGTTCGACGGCCGGGAGAAGAGTCTGCTGCGGGCGGCCGTGAGCGACCTGCTGCCCGAGCAGGTCCTCGAACGGCCCAAGGCGCCGTTCCCGGTCAGCCAGGACACGACGTACACCAAGGCGCTGCACGAGGAGTTCGCGGAGGTGCTGGCCGATCCGTCGTCCCCGGTCCTTCGGTTGCTGGACCTCGACAGGGCCCGCCACGTCGTCTCCGCGGAGGGCGAGGCGGAGGCCCGTGACTGGCTCCATCGCATGAACGTCGAGATGGTCCTCCAGGTGAACACCTGGCTGGTGGGGCTCGGGGACTGCCTGGAGCTGTGACCCGGGCCCTCCCTTCCGTCCGCGCACGACTCAGGGGCGCCCCGAAGAGCGCCCCTGAGTCGTGCGCGGTCGCCGTCAGACGGCGGCGTGGGGTGCGGTCGTGCGCAGCGCCGTGCGCAGGAGGTACGGCAGGCGGTACTGGAAGAAGCGGTGCGAGGAGGCGTCGCTGACGAGGTCGACCTCCAGGAGCAGGAACTCCACCAGTTCCTCCAGCAGTTCCTCGGTCTCGTCGGGGTCCCGGCCCAGGGCGCGGGCCGCGTTCTCCACGGTCAGCACGTCCTCACCCGCTCCGGCCAGCTTGGCCAGCGCGTCGCGCAAGGCCGGTGTGAGGCCCTGGCAGCGCCGGACGACGTGGTGGAAGGGGCTCGGACGCTGGCAGGCGACGGTCGCGGGGCGATCCCTGCTCATCCAGTCGATGAGCTGCCGTATCGACCAGTGCGGACGCAGCCCGAGCAGACCGGCCGCCTCCACCACGGGGCCCGGAAGCCCGCCGCACAGGTCGATGAGCGTGCCCAGGGACGAGGCGTCGGCCAGGAGCCGCTCCCGCCCCAGCACTTGCAGGGCGAGCCCCCTGGACTGGTCCGCGGGGAGCCGCGGTACGTCCACGGGCGTCCCGAGCTTGCCGCCGTACAGCCGTCGGTAGCCGGCCACCAGCAGACCCGACCGGGAGTGCGCCGGGACCAGATCGGCGACCTGGTCGGCGGCACCGACGTCGTCGACGACCAGCAGCACGCGGCGGGTGGCGAGCCAGGACTGGAGAATCCTGGCCCGCCCGGGTCTGGTCGTGGGCAGCTCGGAGCGCCGGCATCCGATCGCCTCCAGCAGGTCCGCCAGCACGTCCTCCACGGTCCGTGGCGCGGACGGGTCCCCGAAGGACACGTACAGCCGCCCGTCGGGGAAGGCGTCGCCCAGGCCGTGGGCGACGGAGACGGCGAGGGCCGTGGTGCCCGCGCCGGGCGGCCCGGCCACCGCGACGCAGCGCGCGCCGTCCGTGCCGCCCGGCTCCGTGAGCAGCCGGGTGATCCGGGAGATCTCGGCCGTCCGTCCGACGAGCGGCACGTCCGGGGGCAGCGTCACCAGGGGCTCGTCGTGCGGGCCCTCGGCGTGGGTGCCGATCACGGTGGTCCGTTCCATGGGCAGGTCGAGCCCGCGGTCGCCGGCCAGGACCTGCTGGTGCAGTCGCTGGAGCTCCGAGCAGGGCTCCAGCCCCAGCTCCCGGGTGAGCATCCGGCGGATGCGCTGGAAGACCTCCAGGGCGTCCGGCCGCCGGCCCGCCCGGTAGAGCGACAGCATCAGCTTGGCGTGCAGTCCCTCGCGGGTCGGGTTGTCGGCGGCCAGGCCGCTGAGTTCGCTGATCAGACGGTGATGGCGGCCGAGGAGGAGATCGGCGTCGATCCGTTCCTCCATCACCTCGTAGCGCTGTTCCTCCAGCCTGAGGGCGTCGATGCCCACGATCGGGCCGGGAGCCAGGTCACTGAGAGCGGGCCCCCGCCACACGGCGAGGGCCCGGTGGAGCAGATCGGCGGCCTCGGCCACCGCGCCGCGTTCCATGACCTCCCTGCCCCGTGCCGCGAGCTCGGTGAACTCCTGTGCGTCCAGGCAGCCCTGAGGCATGGAGAGCCGGTAGCCGCCGGGGGTGGTCAGAAGTGCCTGGGACGAGTCGGCACTGCCCGGGGGCTGCGTCTCACCGAGTCCTGGCAGTTTGCGCAGTTGGTAGATGTAGGTCTGCAGGGTGGTGGCGGCGCTGCACGGCGGATGCTCTTCCCACAGCTCCTCGACCAGTTGATGCAGGGGAACCGTGGTGTTGGCCCTCAGGGCCAGCAGCGCGAGGACCTGACGTACTTTCGGGGCGGATGGCGTGACGTGTACGCCGTCATGCACGACTTGCAGCGTTCCGAGTAAACCGATCTGCAGCACTGGCCCTCCCGTTAATCGCATCTGACACAGCCTGATGCCCGACGTGAGCGTGCGGTTGATCCCTTGACTCTTGCTTGAGCTGCGCTCGACACGCGAGAGCGATTCGAGGTCTGTCTCAAAACGCTCGGTAGCGATCACCTCACCTAGGGGTACGCTACACAAAGCATTCATATGCTAGAAGCATTTAGTTGCGAAAAGTCGCGCATGCGCCTGACAAGGAGTTCCCGAATGACGCACCCCGGCGCGGGACGTGCGAGCGGAGCGGCAGCTCCTGCTCAACCGCTGCCGCCACGCTTCCCCCTTCTGCTCGCGTCGCTTCTGCTGACCAGCGCCATGTCGATGCTCGACCAGTCGATCGTCGCCACCGCGGGGCCGAGCATGACCGGTGACCTGGGAGCCCTGGACCTGTACAGCTGGACGTTCACGGCGTACATGCTCACGTTCAGCGTGGCCATGCCCATCTACGGGAAACTCGGGGACATCTTCGGGCGCCGGACCGTCTACCTCTCCGCCGTGCTGATCTTCCTCGTGGGCTCCGCCGCCTGCGGCGCCGCCGGTTCGATGGGCCAGCTCATCGTGTTCCGGGCGCTCCAGGGGCTGGGCGGGGGCGGGCTCCAGGTGAGCGCCTTCTCCGTGCTGGGCGATCTGATGCCGCCCCGGCAACGCGCGAAGTACCAGGGGTGGTTCGCCGGGGTCATGGTGATCGCCAACCTGGCCGGACCGCTGGCCGGCGGTGTGCTGACGGACCAACTGGGCTGGCGCTGGATCTTCTACGTCAACGTCCCGCTCGGGCTCCTCGCCCTCGCGGGCCTCGCCACCCTGCTGCCCCGCGCCGCCCGCCGCGAGGCACGCCCGCGGATCGACTACTCCGGTACGGCACTGCTCTGCCTCCTCATCGGATGTCTGGTTCTGGCCACCGACCGGGCCGGCCGGGACGGCTGGACCGACCTGGGGGTCGTCGCGCTCGGCGCCGGGGCGGTGCTGACGGCCGTGCTGTGGGTCTGGCGGGAGCGGTCCGCCCCCGAACCGATCGTCCCGCTGGGCCTGTTCGCGGACCGCACGTTCACCATCTGCGTGGCCGTGGCCTTCGGGGTCAGCTTCGCGTTCTTCGGCTGCGTCAACTTCGTTCCGCTCTTCTACCAGGCCGCCCTGGGCGTCAGCGCCACCCGGACCGGGCTGCTCTTCCTCCCGGCGATGATCGGCCTGGCGGTGGCCACGGTCGTGGCGGGACAGGTGATCTCGAAGACCGGACGGTACAAGTGGTTCCCGGTGGCGAGCACGGCGCTGGCGGCGGTCGCCGCCGCCGTCATGTCGCTGACGTCGCAGGACACCAGCGCCATGGCCGTCGCGCTCCTGCTCGCCGTCATGGGCATCGGGGTCGGGCTGTCCTCCCAGGTGACCACGCTCGTCGCCCAGAGCACCGCGCCCCGGCAGCACATGGGGGTGAGCACCTCCACGGTGGGCCTCGCGCGCAACCTGGGCACGGCCTTCGGCGCCACGGTCTTCGGCTCGATCCTCAACGCCCGGCTGGCCACCGAGGCGGCGCGTCTGCTCCCCGCGGAGACGGCCGACCGGATCGTCTCGGGCACCTGGGACCCCGCCGATTCGGGCTCCCTCGCCCCTCGCACGGCCGAGGCGGTCTCGGAGGTCTACGGCAACGCGATGTCGACGGTCTTCCTCTCGGCCGTACCGGTCCTGCTGGTCGGCCTCGTGCTGGCCCTGCTGCTGAAGGACGTGCGACTGGAGGCGCGCGGGCCGGGCGGCCCGGGCGGGCCGGGTGGACCCGGCAGCCCCGGGGGCCCCGGCGGCCCGAGCGAGAAGCTCGGCGCGGGTGGGTGAGCGCCGCTCCCGGCGGCGTCAGCGGAGGTCCGTGTCCTCCCACACCTCGGCGAGGTCGCCCCACACCGCGCGTTCATGGGCCGGCAGGTCCGAGAGCGAGGCCGGGGTCAGACATTCGGGGTGGCCCGGAAACGGGACAGCGGGCGGGACGGTCGGCGGGACGGTGTACGGGGTGAATCCGTAGCACTCCGGTGGGGTCAGGGCGCCGAAGCACTGGCCCACGGCCACCAGTCCCGCCGCCATGTCGTGCCACGCCCTCCGCAGCCATGTCCTTACGTCGCGCACGACGACTCCCTTCGCCCGGATGCCGGGGGCCGAAGCTAGTTCCCCGCGCTTGAAGGCGGCTGGGGCGGACGTCCAGTGCCGCGCCGACGGTGTCCGGCGGGGGACGAGTCGTGGCCCAGCGGGCTTCGAGTGCGGGCGGGCATGGTGTTACCGGGGGTCAGGACCACGGCCTGGTGGACCTCCGACCGGCAGGCTGGGCGTGTCGTCTCCCCCGTGGCGCCGCGCCCAGCCTTCGCCCCGCCCGCCGCCCCTGAGGCCCGGGCGAGGGCGGGAGGTCCTCACGGCGGGTCGGCCCGGGGGCCGGCTTCGGGAACACCGCCCAGCGCCGCCGTCAGCTCGCCCCTCCTCCGGATGCCCAACTTCCGGTAGGCGCTGGTCAGATGGGTTTCCACCGTGCGCCGGGCCACGTGCAGGAGTTCCGCGATCTCCGTGTTCGTACGGCCCTCCACCGCGAGTTCCGCGATCCGGCGCTCGCTCGCCGTCAGTGTCGTCGTCGTGCTGCGGGCGCCGCCCTCGCGGAGGGACTCGTCGGCTGCGGAACGCAGGCGTACGGCGCCCAGGTGCTCGGCGCGTTCGGCCGCTTCGCGCAGCGACTTGCGGGCTCGGGCGCGTTCGCCGGCGGCGGTCAGCTGACGGCCCCGGGCGATCAGGGCCGGGATCAGTTCCGTCTCGACAGCGGCTTCGCGCAGGACCCGTACCGCCTCCTCGGACAGGTCGAGGCCGCGGCGCCCGCCCGTCGCCGTGCCGAGTATCCGCAGTGAACGGCCCACCAGGCGCGGGGTGTTCCACACCCGGGCCAGCCGCAGTTCCTCCTCGGCCAGCGCGAGTGCCTCCCGGGGGTGTCCGAGGGCCAGTTGGCACTGTGCGGCGGCGGCCCGCCAGGGGGTGACCACCGGGCTCAGTACGTCGCGTGCGGACTGGCGGCGCCCGCACTCCAGGAAGTCCCCGAGGGCGCCGGCCGCGTCACCGGAGGCGCCGCGCACCACTCCCCGCGCGTAGAGGAAACGGTTCAACTCCCAGGAGTCGTGCGCCTCCCGCAGGTCGAAGGCACCGGCGAGCTGCCCGGCCTCTTCGAGGCGGCCGGTCTCGACGAGGGCGAGCAGTACGTGCGCCTCCACGTTCGTCGGTCCGGTTCCGGTGGCGGTGCCCGTGCCCGTCCCGGCCGCGGATCCGATCTCGGCCGTAGCCCGGGCGTCCCCGGTCCCGGCCACCCACTCCAGCCCGAACCTGAACCCCGCTCCGGGACCGCCACCGGACCCGGGCCCCGTCCCGGCCCCCGTTCCGTCCCTCCGCCACGACTCCTCGTCGCCCAGCAGCTGCCCGTAGTCGCCGCGGGCGGCGGCTATGTCGGCGCGAACGTTCAGCAGGGCCTCGTGCATCGGGTGGAGCAGCGTCGGGCGTTGGCCGGTCAGGCCCCGTTCCGTGAGGCGTTCCGCCTCGTCGAGCTCGTCGGCCCACTGGGCCACCGCCGCCGCCGTGCCGAGCAGGAACGGCTCCGCCAGTGGCACGGCCGGCTCCGCCAGCAGGGCACGCACCCGTTTCATGGCGGCGTCCGCCGAGATCAGGCCCGCTGTCGCCTCGTACCGTACGAGGAGGGCGTGGCCGGCCGGGCCGAGTGTGTGCGGGGAGTGTTCGGCGGTCTCGTGCAGCCGGCGGTACATCTCCTCGCGGATCGTCTGGTCGTGGTCGGAGAGGAGCGCCGAGGCGGTCTGGACCGTGCGGAGCAGGTCCGGGTGGTCCGTCAACTGGCCGTCCAGGTTGTGCAGCA
The DNA window shown above is from Streptomyces sp. NBC_01451 and carries:
- the asnB gene encoding asparagine synthase (glutamine-hydrolyzing); translation: MCGIAGWAGREGGPAGQEAGLAAGMARTMTCRGPDDSGAWADSRATLIHTRLAVIDVSGGRQPMTAGPDGRTDAGAGAAGQEPSAVLSYNGEVYNFRELRTELTGLGHRFVTRSDTEVVLHAYLEWGERCVEHLEGMFAFAVWDPRRRTLLLARDRFGIKPLYYAQTAGGLVFGSEPKTLLAHPAVRPVVDIDGLRVLFSMARAPGESVYRDIRDLPPGHTLTLGPDGGVRLRRYWQLEARPHEDGLDDTVRTVRELLESSVSRELVADVPLSVLLSGGLDSSAVAALAARALAREGGGKVRTATVTYSGYSDNFQPDLVRSAPDAPYARAVAEHVGSDHLEIELSTADLIDPVARRAVLRAQDVPAPFGDMDTSTYQAFAGVRPYCKVALTGESADEIFGGYSWVHIPDLAYEEQFPWVAFEQWHPGTREGLGQGLLSAGFKSRLDMGTYYAERYAEAMAGIPRLTGEDAEERRAREVCHLHLTHWLPRLLERNDRLSMISGLEVRVPFCDPRLVQYAYNIPWAMKTFDGREKSLLRAAVSDLLPEQVLERPKAPFPVSQDTTYTKALHEEFAEVLADPSSPVLRLLDLDRARHVVSAEGEAEARDWLHRMNVEMVLQVNTWLVGLGDCLEL
- a CDS encoding AfsR/SARP family transcriptional regulator — encoded protein: MHDGVHVTPSAPKVRQVLALLALRANTTVPLHQLVEELWEEHPPCSAATTLQTYIYQLRKLPGLGETQPPGSADSSQALLTTPGGYRLSMPQGCLDAQEFTELAARGREVMERGAVAEAADLLHRALAVWRGPALSDLAPGPIVGIDALRLEEQRYEVMEERIDADLLLGRHHRLISELSGLAADNPTREGLHAKLMLSLYRAGRRPDALEVFQRIRRMLTRELGLEPCSELQRLHQQVLAGDRGLDLPMERTTVIGTHAEGPHDEPLVTLPPDVPLVGRTAEISRITRLLTEPGGTDGARCVAVAGPPGAGTTALAVSVAHGLGDAFPDGRLYVSFGDPSAPRTVEDVLADLLEAIGCRRSELPTTRPGRARILQSWLATRRVLLVVDDVGAADQVADLVPAHSRSGLLVAGYRRLYGGKLGTPVDVPRLPADQSRGLALQVLGRERLLADASSLGTLIDLCGGLPGPVVEAAGLLGLRPHWSIRQLIDWMSRDRPATVACQRPSPFHHVVRRCQGLTPALRDALAKLAGAGEDVLTVENAARALGRDPDETEELLEELVEFLLLEVDLVSDASSHRFFQYRLPYLLRTALRTTAPHAAV
- a CDS encoding MDR family MFS transporter, which gives rise to MTHPGAGRASGAAAPAQPLPPRFPLLLASLLLTSAMSMLDQSIVATAGPSMTGDLGALDLYSWTFTAYMLTFSVAMPIYGKLGDIFGRRTVYLSAVLIFLVGSAACGAAGSMGQLIVFRALQGLGGGGLQVSAFSVLGDLMPPRQRAKYQGWFAGVMVIANLAGPLAGGVLTDQLGWRWIFYVNVPLGLLALAGLATLLPRAARREARPRIDYSGTALLCLLIGCLVLATDRAGRDGWTDLGVVALGAGAVLTAVLWVWRERSAPEPIVPLGLFADRTFTICVAVAFGVSFAFFGCVNFVPLFYQAALGVSATRTGLLFLPAMIGLAVATVVAGQVISKTGRYKWFPVASTALAAVAAAVMSLTSQDTSAMAVALLLAVMGIGVGLSSQVTTLVAQSTAPRQHMGVSTSTVGLARNLGTAFGATVFGSILNARLATEAARLLPAETADRIVSGTWDPADSGSLAPRTAEAVSEVYGNAMSTVFLSAVPVLLVGLVLALLLKDVRLEARGPGGPGGPGGPGSPGGPGGPSEKLGAGG